The sequence CCATGGGGCGTCGCCCCAAAGAAGGGCAACCGGTGGTGAGTAATGACGGTATAACCACAAACATTGCTGTCCTTGTGGTGTATTTGCTGGGCGCCATTTCTTGGTACGGTCGCCTGCTGGAATCTTGCATTGTGGTGGTGGTGATGCTTTGGGTACTTTCGGCGAAGGAACAGTTGCATACGTTTGCCCAGCGTCTTTCAAAAGAAGACATTATCGCCATCGTTAAATTTGCGGTGATTACGGCGCTGGTGTTGCCGTTCCTCCCAAATAATTCTTACGGCCCGCCGGGACTTGAAGTCTTGAATCCGCGGTCAATCTGGATTTTTGTGGTGTTCATTTCGGGCATCGGTTTTGTGGGCTATGGTTTGATCAAGCTTGTGGGGCCGGGCAAAGGAATTTGGCTTACGGGCTTGCTTGGTGGCCTTGCCAGCAGTACGGCGCTTACGCTTAATTTGGCGGGGCGAAGCCGCGAAAACGAGGCTTACGCGTCGGACTTTACGCTTGGCATTGTGCTGAGCTGGGCGGTGATGTATGTGCGCCTTTATTTGATTTGCGTGTTTCTGAGTAGTTCCTTGGCCGGGCCCCTGGCGTTACCGTTGCTGTTACCGGTAGTGCCGGCGCTGGGTTATGCGCTTTACCTTAAGGTGAAGGAATTCCGCAATCACCAGCAGAAATCGGCTGATTTTACGAACCCCTTTAAGCTTTTGCCAGCAATCAAGTTCGGCGTCATCTTTACTTGTGTGATGTTCGTGGCCAATGCGGCTCGCGTTTACCTAGGGTCGGGAGCGCTGCTCGCTTGCAGTTTTTTGGGCGGTGCTGCCGAAATGGATGCGGTGGCGTTCTCGGTTATTGATATGAATCTGAAATCGGGCCTTGCCGTGCGTGAGTTGGTGCTGGCGCTGTTGTTTGCTAGCCTCGCCAATACAATCACGAAGGGTGGCTTGGTGTTTTTCTTGGGCGCGAAGTCGATGCGTCGTCCGATATTGCCTGCGGTGGTGCTGATTTGCCTAGTGACGGCCGGCTTGATCGGGTATTACGCGTTCGTATAAAAAGGATAGGGTATGGGTGAAAAATTGATTCACGCTTTGACGGTAGCGGGCTTTGACGGCTCTGCCGGGGCGGGCTTTATCTCGGACATCAAGACGATGGCGCATTTTGGCGTGTACGGCCAGGCGGTCTGCACGGCGCTCACGCAACAGAACGAAGAAGAATTCGTGGCGCCAGGCTGGGTCATTTGGGACCGCATCGAGGCGCAACTTGAAACGCTTTTTAAAAAGCATAAGTTTAAGTACGTGAAAATCGGGCTTGTGGAAAAGGCCCGCACCTTAAAGCGCATTGTGGAATTTGTCCGTGAAAAGTCGCCGTATGCATTCATCGTGTGGGACCCGATTGCAAGTGCTTCGGCGGGTTTTCACTTTATGCGCGATGCCGAAAAATTCTTGCCGATTATGAAGTCTATTGACTTGGTGACGCCGAACCAAGATGAATTTGCCTACTTGGGTCTGGGGCTTGCGGAATCCCGCGGACAAATCAAGATGGGCCGCGACTTTGCCGTACTCCTGAAGGGTGGCCATGCCCGCGGCAAGGAATCGATCGATACCTTGTGGTATAATGAAGAACAGTTCAAGTTTATTAGCCCGCGGCTCCCCGGCAAAGGCAAGCACGGCACCGGCTGCGTGCTCAGTTCTGCAATCCTTGCAAACGTCGCCCTCGGTAAGGACGTTCCTACCGCCTGCGAAATCGCCAAGCAGTACATGAACGAATACCTGGAAAGCGGTGAAGGAAGGCTCGGGTTCTTGGTGTAAACATCCCTCTTTTGCATAAGAAAAAGCCCCGCAGTGCGGGGCTTTTAATGCTTTTAGATCCTGCTCCTTCGAACCTAACTCAACTAAGACACTAAAGAGTCTAGTTTCGTATATCGACTTCGCTCAGGATGACAATTGCGGTCTCTGTGAGCAACAAAGCCCCTGGTATTAACTAGGGGCGGTTGCGAGAGGACTGGCTCCAGAGTAAGGATTTTGCTGGTTTTAGCCAGTCCGGTCGTTTAGTCTTCTTCGGCCGGGCGCTTGGAGAGCTGCTTACGCTTGATCGGGTCGAGCTCGGTCTTGCGGAGGCGCAGCACTTCCGGCGTGACTTCGATGCATTCGTCTTCGTTGATGAAGGTGACGCATTCTTCCAGAGTCAGGCGGCGGTACGGAGTCAGCTGGATCATGTCGTCGGCAGACTTGGAACGCATGTTGGTAAGGTGCTTACCCTTCGTGACGTTCACGATGATGTCGACGTCGCGGTTGTGTTCACCCACGATCATGCCCGGATAAACTTCGGCACCCGGTCCGATGATGAGGTAACCGCGGTCTTCCAGGTTGGAAAGTGCATAGCTTGCGGCTTCGCCCGGTTCCTTCGCGATGAGCACGCCGTTCACGCGGGCCGGAATTTCGCCCTTGTACGGTTCGTAGTCCTTGAAGATGGACTGGCTGACGGCGTAACCCTTGGAAAGGGACAACAGCTTCGGGCGTATTCCGATAAGGCCACGGGAGGGCACCAGGTATTCGAGAGTCACGCGGTCGTTTTCGTCGGTGGTCATGTTGACCATTTCGCCCTTACGGGTGTTGATTTCCTGGATGCAGGCGCCGCTGAATTCGTTCGGCACTTCGACCTTGAATTCTTCGATCGGTTCGAGGAGCTTGCCGTTTTCGTCGGTCTTGAAGATCACCTGCGGAGAACCGATGGTGAATTCATAGAGTTCACGACGCATGTTTTCGACGAGGATGGTCAAGTGGAGAATGCCACGGCCGGACACCTTGAAGGTGGAGGCGCCGTCGACCTTTTCGACGAGGAGGGCGGGGTCGGCCATGTGGGCGCGTTCCAGACGTTCCTGGAGCTGGTTACCCGTCATGAACTTTCCACCGTACTTACCGGCCAGGGGCGAGGTGTTCACGGTGAAGAGCATAGAGATGGTCGGCGGGTCAATGTGGATGCGGGGGAGGTGCACCGGATTGTTCGTAGAAGAAAGGGTATCACCGATGTCGAAGTTGTCGAGACCGGCAATCAAGATGATGTCGCCCGGACCCGCTTCTTCGATCGGCTGTGGGGTCAGGCCTTCGTAGCGCAGAATCTTCTGGATACGGATGTTCTTCACCTTGCCGTCGCTCGTAGCCTGGGCAACGGTCATGTTCGGCTTGAAGGTACCCTGCTGCACGCGGCCCACGGCCAAGCGGCCGAGGAAGCCCGAGTATTCAAGCGATGCAATCTGCAGAAGCGGTTCTGCTGCCGGATCGCCCTTCGGGGCCGGGATGCGTTCGATAATCTTGTCCATCAAAATGTGGAAGTCGCCATCCGGGTCTTCCATTTCGGCCTTGCAGATGCCCTTACGGCCAGAACCGAACACCTTGTCGAAGTCCAGCTGCTGTTCGTTGGCGTCGAGTTCGCAGAACAGGTCGAACACCTTGTCAAGAGCGGCGTGCGGGTTGCAGCCGTCGCGGTCGATCTTGTTCACGACGACGATAGGAATAAGTCCCATTTCAAGGGCCTTCTGGGTCACAAAGCGGGTCTGAGCCATGGGGCCTTCGAAGGCGTCCACCACCAGAATCACGCCGTCCACCGTGCCGAGCACGCGTTCCACCTGGCCACCGAAGTCGGCGTGCCCCGGGGTATCGACGATGTTCACGCGATAGCCCTTGTACATGACGCTCGTGTTCTTGGAAAGGATGGTGATGCCGCGTTCGCGTTCCAGGTTGTCGCTATCCATCACGCGTTCGTTGACTTCCTCGTTTTCGTGGAATGTTCCGCACTGCTTGAGGAGCTGGTCCACCAGGGTGGTTTTACCGTGGTCAACGTGGGCGATAATGGCGACGTTTCTGATTTTAGATGTATCCATAATGGCTCTTTTGATTGACGTTTATTTTTGCGCGCAAATTTAGAAATTCTAGCCGATTATGGCAATGTTTTGGGGGCAAGTTTACTATATTTGGGCTACTATGGCAAAAGAACTCGACAATTTTGACGATGAAGAAATGGACGAAGCCGCCCTCGAGAAGTTCGATTCCGAGGACTCCCTTGCCCAGACCCCCCAGGTTCGCGACTATAGCGACCGCCGTATCCTGATTTGGGAAGAAGACGATTCCCATCGCGACGCTTGCCTGACCGTGCTGACCGACCTTCTGGTGGGAGCAACCATCAAGGCTGTAAAAACCGAGGCCGAAGCCCAGGAACAGCTCGAAAATGACGACTGGGATACTTTCGTTGTCGACTTCTACACCGAAGGCGTTTCTTCTAGCGACTTCATCAAGAGCGCAAACAACTATCCGGGCTCCATTCTGGTGGCCCTGAACATGGGTCCGCTGACTCTTGCTGAAGAACGCGATCCAGCCCGCACAGAATTACTGCGCAGGCTGTTTGACGTTGAACGCGCTAATACGCAGATTCACGCTTAATTACATAAATTCAGTTCGCCCGGAGTGGGGGCCGCAAGGCACCATGCCGAGGAATCCGAACGCACTTTCCAGTGGTCGACGATGAGTTGGCCACTTTGATTGTATTTGCCGCTACCCAGGGCGGGAACTACATTAGTGTGCACCGAGTCGGGGGCGCTTGCATAGTACAGGGAATCCAGAGTGATTCCGTCGCATTGCAAGACGATGCTCCCTTTGCTGTTGGTCATGTCGCTCCAGCCGTCGGTGTTGACGTAGGTTGCAGGTGTCCTTTCGGAGATTGCATCTCCCAAGACGAGGGCTGCTCCCGGCAGGATTTCACTTACGGTGAGTGCGTAGCGCTTGAGGACGTTGGAGCTGGTGATACCTAAGACGCAGTCGTCCAGAAGCAAGGTGTCGATGGTTCCGTTGTAGATTTCAACGAATTCGAACTGCGAACTGTCCTTTGCGTTTGGGGCTGCAAAATATTCCGTAATCAGCAGGTCGTCGACTTGCGGCTTTCGGAATCCGGCTCGAAGGGGCAACGTGATTTCGACGTAACGCTCCTCTGCGGTCTTGATCGCTAGGGCCACCTGGCTTCGCAACGAGTTCAGCGTGAGGTCTGGCACCGGGCTGTCTTCGGTAAGCAGGAACTTGTCGCTTAGGCTGTAGATGGCGTTCCCGTCAGAATCGTACAGGAAAATCTGCACGTCATATTCAACGCCGAGCTTGAGCATATCGCTTTTGAAGTAGATTTTCCCGGTGGATTCCGCCATAGGAATTTCGTAGCGGTCGCTTTCCGAAGAGAGTATCATGGTGCCGCTCGCGATGCCGCTTTCGTTTTTTAGTCCCGTGGGGACTTCCACAAGCACGAATCCTACGATAGGGTGCATCTGGATAGAAAGGGTCTCGGAGGAACCCGCTTCGAGTTTGGTCGACAGTTCACCGACCTGCATTAGGGCCCCGTTGGCATAGATTTTAGCCTTGAAGGACCAGTTGTCGCTAGGGAACAGATCCATGTTAAAAAGGGCGCTGTCGGCGGAACGTACATAGTGCAGCGTGTCCGCTCCGTAGCAGTCTAGTACCAGGCTGTCAAGCAGCGGGGGTGTGCTGTATTGCAGCCTGAGTGCAACGGAAGCGTGTTCTGCTCCACTGATGATGGCGTTTGTTTCGTGGGGTTCACTGCCACAGTTCCAGAGCGCGAGTGCGCAAAGGATCGATGTGGCCATGGTTGCGTGTTTTGTTTTAATAGGACTCATAATACCTCCATTTGGTTGAGTGGTCCTATTTATTAACACGCTAAAATTGAAAAAACGGTTCAAAATTTAGAGCTTTAGTGCCTTTTGTCCGTTTTGTTTTCGGTTTCCTTGCAGCTTTGTGGCACAGGCTTTGTCTTGCCTTAAGATTTTTACGAGTGCACTAGGCGTCAGGTTGAAGGCCGCCGCGGCTGCCTTGGTGTCGCCGTTCTTGGTCGCCATGATGTCGAAAACGTGGGCAACGAACAACGGGAACAGCGCATTGCTCGGTTGCAGGTGCCCGTTACTCCCCGGGAAGGGCATTTCGGGGTTTGCAGGGGCTTCGCGAACCTGCAGGGCGAGTGCCATTTGCATTCGGTGTAGCGCATGGACCTTGTTTTCGTGAGCGCTCCTGCCTTCGCACGATTTGATTTCTAAATTGAAATCCCGTAAACCGAGCAGAACGCCCGTGTTGGTCTTGTTGCGGTGCTGACCGCCGGGACCCGACCCTTGAAAACCCTTGAGGGTGCAAGCGCGGAGCAGTTCGTCCAACGTCATTTTTAAATAGGTATCGCGATGCATACTCTTAAAAATACAATTGTTATGGCCCTTGCAGTAGGGGTGAGTGTTTTCTTTTGGGCTTGTGCGGGTTCTTCGAATGCAAAAGATACGAACGATCCGCGCAACGAATCCCTGGTGGATGCCACTCTTGGCGAATCCGCAGAAATCAAGAACGAAAAGGTGGGACACCGCGAGTACGACAAACAGGCCATGCTTGAATCGATGTTCCAGAATCTCCTGAACGCGATTCACGAAGATACGCCTGCCGACGACCTTTATGCCATGCTGACCGATTCTTCGGAATATTGGCTCGATACGTTGGAAAATCATGCGAGAACGTATAGACCCGAAGATTTGGATACTTGCCAATTCTACGAAATCTATTCGATTTTGCTTTACCGCCTTTACGAACGCGAACACCTGTGGCAGGTTCCCGAAGACCGCATGCTTTGGCTCTATATGTCAAAAGCGGGAATTATGCATAACTTTACCAAGTTGAAACTTGGTCCCATGAAAATCAAGAATGACCGTGGAAGCATCGGACTTGAACAGAGCCCCGAAGTGCCGATCATGATTTTTGAATGGGACGATAAGTCCTGGAAGCTGGACTTGGTCGAAACGGTGCCTCTGATTACCAAGGGTATTGAAGCGACGGCCGTCAAGAAGAGCTGGACCAACAAGAAACTGGCCCTCTACTGGCTGGACCGTGAATACCACATGACCTATTCTAGATTGGACGATTCTCTCTGTGAACCGATTGGGTTCTAATCAATGCGGATGAAACATTTTAAGTTTTTCGTTGTCTTTTTGATGTCGGCGGTTTGCTTGTGGGCTGCTCCCAAAAGTAAACCTTATACGGCCGGTTCTGCAAAGGTCGTAGGTGCAGTCGAATCCAAGAAACCGTTTAGCGGCGAGCGCCTTTTTGCAACGCTCGATTCCGTAGGCGGTACGGGAACCTGGATGGAATGGGACGTGAACGGCGTCAAGGATCCGTCGCTGATGGGAATTCTGGACCCTATGCTGAAGGGGACGAACAAGCCCGAAATGGTGTGGGTGATTACGGAACGCGCAAAGCCTTTGGTGGCGGTACTTCTGCCTAAGGGGAACGGCGAGACAATCCTCTTTTACGAACTGCAGTCACTTGATGCAAAACCGGAACCGTTGGCGATCAATGCGGTTCTTCGCCCCGAGGTAGTTCTTAGGGATTACAGACAAATTTCTGAAACGGAATATGTTCACCGCGACAAGGACAACTTGAAGGTGAAATTGCTTTCGTCGGGGATGGTGTTTTCTTACGACAAGAAAGGGGAAGAACCCCTTTACATGGTAAAAGACTATGCCTCGAGAACCCTTGACGAAAAGGCTTCGATTCTGACGGACTACGAAGACTATTTCAAGTACGAGTATTCGTTGATGCTCCGGGCTTTTGTGCAATCTGTTCGTGGTGTGTTCAATTGGCAGCCGTGGCATTGGTACATGCCTGCCTGGAATTCTAAATGGATGCTGAAACGTTCCGAGTTGGAGGCGATTCTTGTACGTGGTGTAGCCCCCTCGTTTTTCACGCTTTTTAAGGCTACTACGGCAGCCGGAGAAACCATTGAATTCCGCACGAACGGAAATGGCTATTCGGAATTGGAAATTCGGCGCTAAATGATAAATCTAGGCTCCCGCTATTTGCTATTTTAGTAGCGTGAAGCCCAATGTACTTATAACTCTATTTGTGGCCTTGGGGGCAATTTGTTCTTTTGCCCGCGTGGTCGAAGATTCCAAGAGCCGATTTGTCTTGGACGATAATGTTATTGAATCCAGTATTCATGAATGCTTGGATGGGAACGACCGTGGCGGAGTTTTTTTGCCTGAAAACGCGGCCTACCTGGATGGCAATGCGGTTCCTTTCCGCTATTACCATGTCGCTCTTCCGTCGAACCAGAAACCTTCTGTTTCTGTGACCGATTCCAAAATGGTTCCCCTGGGAAGGTCTCTTTGTAAGGGGGGCCCTGGTGGTGCCTCGGATTCGTTACGCATTTTGCCGGTGAATGTTTCTGAACCGGTCTTGCGTGATGGACTCTGGATAACCGATATTCGCGTACCTCTTTATGTCAGGAATGGTTCCTCGGTTTCCCTCCGCAAGAATTTCCGCTTGAACGTCCAGTTCAACGGTTCCGTAAATGGTGTCAATCCGGGGAAGCGAGCCTTATCCAAGGTGGGCAACCCTATTGCGGCGTCCCGTTTCGGAACGTCTAGGGCCAAGTCCATGAAGGCTTTGCGCAAAGAAGCTGACGGTGGCTTGAGCGATGTTTCGTTCTTGGCTAGACTTCAGGTGGGTGACAAGGGCGATCGGAGCATGGCCTCTTTCAGCGAAGATGGCCTGTATGCAGTTCCTTTTAGTGCTATTCGCAATTCGCTTCTGGTGTGGCAGCGTCAAAACGCCATCGATGGTATTCCCGTAGAAAGAATTTGTCTTTACGGTGCATCGCCCGATACCTTGGCAGATGTTGGTCCCGGTACAGAAGATCGTATACCGAATCAGATTTTTGAAATCCCCATCGAAGTCCGCGACCATACTCCTGGAGGCAGTACTCCCGACGGCATTTTTAATGACGGTGACTCCATTATCTTTGTCGGCTATGGCAGCGGATTTTGGAAACGCTGTGACCGCGAAGACCCCATGTTCGTGAACGGGAAAATGGATTATTACCATTCCTATTCCCCGTATTCCTTCTATCAGAAATTCCTGTTCGGTTATAAAAATTCCGGCAAGGGACTCCGCTTGAGTCAAAAGGTTGCAGCGCCTTCGGCTAATGGAAAAGATATCGCTTGGTTGCGCTATGCCCGTGCCGAAAAAGACGCTCTCTTGCGTGATACTTATTTTGGAAAGGAACTGGACTGGGAAAAGGCGACGGGTAAGGAATGGTTCTGGAAATGGCATTCCCGTAAGGAAACGGATCTCATCACGTTCTCCAATGACGAAATCAGGGAAATTGTTGATTTGCCTGGCATGGTGGAGGGCGGCAAGCAGTATGTGGCTACGAGTTATTTCCCGCATCGTTCCCTGTGGGCGAACTCGGCGCTCCAGGCCTACGATCAGGTAGCAAGCCTGACGCTTTCGGCTGACAGTTATAAACGCCGCATGGAATCCATCGTTTTTGCATTGGAAGTGAATGGACTTCGTGCAGAACTCTATGAAATGGAACTTATTCCGGGTGGTAATTTCCGCTTTGATAATCCGGGACTTTTGTCGCAGGGAAACCAGTATGTCCTGGAAATGTTGCCTAACGACAGACAATATGACCGCTTTGATGGTTTTACAGTTGCCTACCAGTGGAATCCTGTAGTCGATTCCGCGGAATGGCTTTTGCCTGGCGGTGCTGTTTCGGGTGTTGTCAATGTTCCTGTTCCGGCGCAGACGCAGGTTCTGAGATTCGTGAACTTGAAGCCCGTCGGGTTCTTGACTGCATCGGGAACGGTGGCGAAGGATAGCATTCCTGTTGGCGAAGATGTAAGGTATTTGGCTGTCCGCGAAAATGTGTACCGTTCGGGACTGAAGGTCGAAGGCATTCCTGATTATGGCGAT comes from Fibrobacter sp. UWB15 and encodes:
- a CDS encoding MgtC/SapB family protein, yielding MLDFNVFYRLAAAIGIGLIIGLQREHTYMDKSDRHPAGVRSFTLVGLAGAMTAMLSDLMNGVAPFVTGFVVVGLLLVASHLSYAMGRRPKEGQPVVSNDGITTNIAVLVVYLLGAISWYGRLLESCIVVVVMLWVLSAKEQLHTFAQRLSKEDIIAIVKFAVITALVLPFLPNNSYGPPGLEVLNPRSIWIFVVFISGIGFVGYGLIKLVGPGKGIWLTGLLGGLASSTALTLNLAGRSRENEAYASDFTLGIVLSWAVMYVRLYLICVFLSSSLAGPLALPLLLPVVPALGYALYLKVKEFRNHQQKSADFTNPFKLLPAIKFGVIFTCVMFVANAARVYLGSGALLACSFLGGAAEMDAVAFSVIDMNLKSGLAVRELVLALLFASLANTITKGGLVFFLGAKSMRRPILPAVVLICLVTAGLIGYYAFV
- a CDS encoding hydroxymethylpyrimidine/phosphomethylpyrimidine kinase, which translates into the protein MGEKLIHALTVAGFDGSAGAGFISDIKTMAHFGVYGQAVCTALTQQNEEEFVAPGWVIWDRIEAQLETLFKKHKFKYVKIGLVEKARTLKRIVEFVREKSPYAFIVWDPIASASAGFHFMRDAEKFLPIMKSIDLVTPNQDEFAYLGLGLAESRGQIKMGRDFAVLLKGGHARGKESIDTLWYNEEQFKFISPRLPGKGKHGTGCVLSSAILANVALGKDVPTACEIAKQYMNEYLESGEGRLGFLV
- the typA gene encoding translational GTPase TypA; protein product: MDTSKIRNVAIIAHVDHGKTTLVDQLLKQCGTFHENEEVNERVMDSDNLERERGITILSKNTSVMYKGYRVNIVDTPGHADFGGQVERVLGTVDGVILVVDAFEGPMAQTRFVTQKALEMGLIPIVVVNKIDRDGCNPHAALDKVFDLFCELDANEQQLDFDKVFGSGRKGICKAEMEDPDGDFHILMDKIIERIPAPKGDPAAEPLLQIASLEYSGFLGRLAVGRVQQGTFKPNMTVAQATSDGKVKNIRIQKILRYEGLTPQPIEEAGPGDIILIAGLDNFDIGDTLSSTNNPVHLPRIHIDPPTISMLFTVNTSPLAGKYGGKFMTGNQLQERLERAHMADPALLVEKVDGASTFKVSGRGILHLTILVENMRRELYEFTIGSPQVIFKTDENGKLLEPIEEFKVEVPNEFSGACIQEINTRKGEMVNMTTDENDRVTLEYLVPSRGLIGIRPKLLSLSKGYAVSQSIFKDYEPYKGEIPARVNGVLIAKEPGEAASYALSNLEDRGYLIIGPGAEVYPGMIVGEHNRDVDIIVNVTKGKHLTNMRSKSADDMIQLTPYRRLTLEECVTFINEDECIEVTPEVLRLRKTELDPIKRKQLSKRPAEED
- a CDS encoding peptide chain release factor-like protein: MHRDTYLKMTLDELLRACTLKGFQGSGPGGQHRNKTNTGVLLGLRDFNLEIKSCEGRSAHENKVHALHRMQMALALQVREAPANPEMPFPGSNGHLQPSNALFPLFVAHVFDIMATKNGDTKAAAAAFNLTPSALVKILRQDKACATKLQGNRKQNGQKALKL